In the genome of Bacillus sp. S3, one region contains:
- a CDS encoding isoprenylcysteine carboxyl methyltransferase family protein, with product MRDIGPFIILLSVVIMQRIVELIIAKGNEKWMKRQGAVEFGEKHYKYMVTLHVLFFLVFITEKIVLNRGLFPVWPIVICLFCLAQTMRIWAIVSLGKYWNTKILVLAGAKIIRKGPYRFLKHPNYFVVAIELVLVPVLFNAFYTAFLFTLLNIIMLMIRIPEEEKALSTLTEYNAAFQDCHRFLPKIIK from the coding sequence ATGAGGGATATTGGTCCATTTATCATTCTGCTAAGTGTTGTCATCATGCAGCGTATCGTGGAATTAATTATTGCCAAAGGCAATGAAAAATGGATGAAGCGTCAGGGAGCAGTGGAGTTTGGTGAAAAGCATTATAAGTATATGGTCACGCTGCATGTACTATTTTTTCTCGTATTCATTACGGAAAAGATAGTGTTGAATCGAGGTCTATTCCCAGTATGGCCAATTGTTATTTGTTTATTTTGTCTTGCTCAGACCATGAGAATCTGGGCAATCGTTTCTCTAGGAAAGTATTGGAACACAAAAATTCTAGTCTTAGCAGGAGCAAAAATTATTAGAAAAGGGCCGTACCGATTTTTAAAGCATCCGAATTATTTTGTGGTAGCGATTGAACTGGTGTTGGTTCCCGTCTTGTTTAATGCCTTTTATACAGCCTTTTTATTCACACTTTTAAATATCATCATGTTAATGATCCGAATCCCTGAGGAAGAGAAGGCGCTTAGTACATTAACAGAGTATAATGCTGCTTTTCAGGACTGCCATCGCTTTCTCCCCAAAATTATTAAATAA
- a CDS encoding type III polyketide synthase, which produces MPAVISVSEVIPPFAITQGQASEFAKELFAGSFKDIDRLLKAFQNGQIEKRHFVKNIEWFKEDHSFEERNKAYIEAAVTYGTEAIVKCLNNPDFLKKNIPLEEIDAIFFISSTGISTPSIEARIMNQLAFNPHTKRVPIWGLGCAGGAAGLSRAHEYCLAFPQAKVIVLSIELCSLTFQKNDLSKSNLIGTSLFADGIACALVIGDEVRIETLSKKNTSPEIIATQSTLMPDSLDVMGWELRNTGLFVIFSRDIPHIVEGWLKPNVMGFLADYKLKLEQIDCFIAHPGGKKVLDAYVRSLDIPSSMNEISLEVLKQFGNMSSATILYVLRRYMEMDIPNNTIGLGTALGPGFSSELLLLRWK; this is translated from the coding sequence ATGCCAGCTGTTATTTCCGTTTCGGAGGTTATTCCCCCATTTGCCATTACCCAGGGACAAGCATCGGAGTTTGCAAAAGAACTTTTTGCTGGCTCATTTAAAGATATTGATAGACTGTTGAAAGCCTTTCAGAATGGACAAATTGAAAAAAGGCATTTTGTCAAAAATATAGAATGGTTTAAAGAAGATCATTCATTTGAAGAGAGGAATAAAGCCTACATTGAGGCCGCGGTGACGTATGGAACAGAAGCAATAGTGAAGTGTTTAAACAATCCTGACTTCCTGAAGAAGAATATTCCATTAGAAGAGATTGACGCTATATTTTTCATTTCATCAACAGGTATTTCAACCCCCAGTATTGAAGCAAGAATCATGAATCAATTAGCATTTAACCCGCATACAAAACGGGTGCCGATATGGGGACTTGGCTGTGCCGGCGGGGCGGCCGGCTTATCGAGGGCACATGAATATTGCTTAGCATTTCCACAGGCAAAAGTGATCGTCCTTTCCATTGAACTGTGCAGTTTAACGTTTCAGAAGAATGACCTGTCAAAAAGTAATTTAATTGGAACCTCGCTTTTTGCCGATGGGATTGCCTGTGCATTGGTTATTGGTGATGAGGTAAGAATAGAGACGTTAAGCAAAAAAAATACAAGTCCTGAAATCATTGCTACCCAATCAACACTTATGCCTGATTCCTTGGATGTGATGGGCTGGGAATTAAGGAACACAGGATTATTCGTGATCTTTTCCCGTGATATCCCTCATATTGTCGAGGGGTGGCTTAAGCCAAATGTTATGGGTTTTTTAGCGGATTACAAGCTGAAACTTGAACAAATCGATTGTTTCATTGCTCACCCTGGTGGAAAGAAGGTCTTGGATGCATATGTGAGATCATTGGATATTCCTTCTTCAATGAATGAGATATCATTAGAGGTTTTAAAACAATTTGGAAATATGTCATCAGCAACAATTCTTTATGTGTTAAGACGATATATGGAGATGGATATTCCGAATAATACAATTGGTCTGGGGACGGCACTAGGGCCAGGATTTAGCTCCGAATTACTCTTGTTGAGGTGGAAATAA
- a CDS encoding cytochrome c oxidase subunit 2A, producing the protein MAKAGLKTNQKTEVEDSSSLKGTMASVFLLGAFIIVTWVSVYYLFVDRF; encoded by the coding sequence ATGGCGAAAGCGGGACTAAAAACAAATCAAAAAACTGAAGTAGAAGACAGCTCTTCGCTTAAGGGGACAATGGCATCCGTTTTCTTATTAGGAGCATTTATAATTGTCACCTGGGTTAGTGTTTACTATCTATTCGTAGACCGTTTTTAA
- a CDS encoding cytochrome c oxidase subunit II: MHMHKLEKIWLTFGISCLVIFLTVVGVSAFYLGNKPPSCLTTIDPEQVDQTKPFDKPGLHKVDGKEWDYELVYVASAFSYNPAKVEVPLGAKVKVIATTKDVIHGFEVAGTNINMMLEPGYVSEYTTTFDKTGEYLIVCNEYCGAGHHLMSSMIEVVK; this comes from the coding sequence ATGCACATGCATAAACTTGAAAAGATTTGGCTGACTTTTGGTATTAGCTGTCTAGTCATTTTTTTAACAGTAGTAGGTGTCAGCGCTTTCTATCTTGGCAACAAACCGCCAAGCTGTTTAACAACTATTGATCCTGAGCAAGTTGATCAAACAAAACCATTTGATAAGCCAGGCCTTCATAAGGTTGATGGAAAAGAATGGGACTATGAATTGGTTTATGTCGCATCTGCCTTCTCTTACAATCCGGCGAAGGTGGAGGTGCCGCTTGGTGCAAAAGTAAAAGTTATTGCGACAACAAAAGATGTTATTCACGGTTTCGAAGTGGCTGGGACTAATATTAATATGATGCTGGAACCTGGTTATGTCAGCGAATATACAACAACTTTTGACAAGACAGGCGAATATTTAATTGTTTGTAATGAATATTGTGGTGCCGGGCACCATTTAATGAGTTCGATGATTGAGGTGGTAAAATAA
- a CDS encoding b(o/a)3-type cytochrome-c oxidase subunit 1 gives MVNGAAAKVKVDPRDAKLSMAHFFVAFSALALGGLMGLLQTLVRSGKWELPWGIDYYQILTVHGVLMGLVLTTFFIMGFQYAAVSRTTGGHSNAARRAGWIGFWVMLIGTLMAATMVLLKEASVLYTFYAPLKAHWIFYLGLTFVVIGSWVDGAAQIMTYARWRKNNPGQPSPLLSFMAVINTVMWIVATLGVAATVLFQLLPWSLGLVDTVDVLVSRTLFWYFGHPLVYFWLLPAYMCWYAIIPKIIGGKIFSDSLARLSFILFLLFSIPVGFHHQLTEPGIDPAWKFFQVILTFMVVIPSLMTAFSLFATFERYGRSRGATGLFGWFKVLPWGDARFTVPFIGMASFIPAGAGGIINASNQMDQVVHNTIWVTGHFHLTAATSVVLTFFGISYWLVPHLTGRKLTKAMNKLGIIQAWVWFIGMAFMSGAMHIQGLLGGPRRSAFSTYGGAKQAMDWIPYQIAQAVGGTILFLGIILVIIIFVNLAFFAPKGEEEFPVAEAENLSEKAPMVFENWKLWLGITAALILFAYTIPFIDIIQNAPPGSKGFQTWSKW, from the coding sequence ATGGTTAACGGTGCAGCAGCAAAAGTAAAAGTTGACCCTCGTGATGCAAAGCTTTCAATGGCACACTTCTTTGTTGCCTTTTCCGCTCTTGCTCTTGGCGGATTAATGGGATTATTGCAAACCCTTGTCCGTTCCGGTAAATGGGAACTGCCATGGGGCATTGATTATTACCAAATCTTAACGGTCCATGGTGTCCTAATGGGTCTTGTATTAACAACTTTCTTTATTATGGGATTTCAATATGCTGCCGTAAGCAGAACAACCGGCGGACATTCGAACGCTGCAAGACGCGCTGGCTGGATTGGCTTTTGGGTCATGTTAATCGGTACCTTAATGGCAGCTACAATGGTTCTGCTTAAGGAAGCATCTGTTCTATATACCTTCTATGCGCCACTTAAAGCACATTGGATTTTTTACTTAGGATTAACTTTTGTCGTGATCGGCAGCTGGGTTGATGGTGCAGCTCAAATTATGACTTATGCAAGATGGCGTAAGAACAACCCTGGCCAGCCTAGCCCACTACTAAGCTTTATGGCAGTAATCAATACTGTGATGTGGATTGTTGCGACGCTAGGTGTTGCGGCAACCGTCTTATTCCAATTACTTCCTTGGTCACTTGGATTAGTGGATACTGTTGATGTGCTAGTCAGCCGTACATTGTTCTGGTATTTTGGTCACCCTTTAGTTTATTTCTGGCTGTTACCTGCGTATATGTGCTGGTATGCAATTATTCCAAAAATTATTGGCGGAAAAATTTTCTCAGATTCGTTAGCACGGTTGTCCTTTATTTTATTCTTGCTATTCTCTATACCGGTAGGTTTTCACCATCAATTAACTGAGCCTGGAATTGATCCTGCTTGGAAGTTTTTCCAAGTTATCCTTACTTTTATGGTTGTTATTCCTTCACTAATGACTGCCTTCTCTCTATTCGCTACATTTGAGAGATATGGCCGCAGTAGGGGTGCGACAGGTTTGTTCGGCTGGTTTAAAGTACTGCCTTGGGGTGATGCCCGCTTTACTGTTCCATTTATCGGTATGGCTTCCTTTATCCCTGCCGGCGCGGGCGGGATTATCAATGCTTCAAACCAAATGGACCAGGTCGTGCATAACACCATTTGGGTAACTGGCCACTTCCATTTAACAGCAGCAACATCTGTTGTCTTAACGTTCTTTGGAATTTCTTATTGGTTAGTACCGCATTTAACTGGACGAAAGTTAACAAAAGCAATGAATAAGTTAGGAATCATCCAAGCATGGGTTTGGTTTATCGGTATGGCTTTCATGTCTGGTGCGATGCATATCCAAGGATTACTTGGCGGTCCAAGACGTTCTGCCTTCTCTACTTACGGCGGTGCTAAACAAGCGATGGATTGGATTCCCTATCAAATCGCTCAGGCAGTTGGCGGAACCATTCTTTTCTTAGGAATAATTTTAGTCATCATCATCTTTGTGAACCTTGCTTTCTTTGCTCCTAAGGGGGAAGAAGAATTTCCAGTTGCAGAAGCAGAAAATCTTTCAGAAAAAGCTCCAATGGTATTTGAAAACTGGAAATTATGGCTTGGAATCACAGCAGCTTTAATTTTATTTGCTTACACGATTCCATTCATCGATATCATTCAAAATGCACCACCCGGATCAAAAGGATTCCAGACATGGAGTAAGTGGTAA
- a CDS encoding DMT family transporter yields MKKAIPVLFIAISASLWGIIAIFVRGLTEAGFTSMEIVTIRVVTAAMLLIIIGVIKYPAQMKIKFSDTGLFIGTGIFSIVLFNWCYFSAINQLNLSLAVILLYTAPAFVTVLSYLFLKEKMNSTKIGSVFATIAGCVLVAGVNLNSAADIRPIGILTGLGAGFGYALYTIFGKFALKKYPTYTVTLFTFIIASVALLPVTQLWEKWNLLVSSEILLYGIGLGLIPTVIAYLLYTKGLEKVEGSKAAIIATVEPIIATILSVFLYEEGFGVIQATGSLIILLSVILVNRPKKRQGNNYTEKASI; encoded by the coding sequence GTGAAAAAGGCCATTCCTGTATTATTCATTGCGATCAGTGCATCATTATGGGGAATTATTGCTATATTTGTAAGGGGCCTTACTGAGGCAGGCTTTACTTCGATGGAAATTGTTACTATCAGGGTTGTCACAGCGGCAATGTTGCTAATCATAATTGGAGTAATCAAATACCCTGCACAAATGAAAATCAAATTTTCGGATACCGGCCTTTTTATTGGAACAGGGATCTTCAGCATTGTCTTATTTAATTGGTGTTATTTTTCTGCAATCAATCAATTGAATTTGTCGCTTGCGGTGATTTTATTATATACAGCACCAGCATTTGTAACCGTATTATCCTATTTGTTTTTAAAAGAAAAAATGAATTCAACCAAAATAGGATCGGTTTTTGCGACGATTGCAGGTTGTGTATTAGTGGCAGGGGTAAATCTAAATTCTGCGGCAGATATCAGGCCAATTGGGATTCTAACGGGTCTCGGGGCAGGCTTCGGTTACGCCTTATACACGATTTTTGGTAAGTTCGCTTTGAAAAAATATCCAACTTATACGGTCACATTGTTTACCTTTATCATTGCATCGGTAGCATTGCTGCCAGTGACACAGCTTTGGGAAAAATGGAACCTCCTCGTAAGTAGTGAGATTCTCCTATATGGTATAGGACTGGGATTAATTCCTACGGTAATTGCTTATTTATTGTATACAAAAGGGCTTGAAAAAGTGGAGGGTAGTAAAGCCGCTATCATAGCAACCGTTGAACCAATTATTGCTACGATTTTGAGTGTATTTTTGTATGAGGAAGGTTTTGGCGTGATACAGGCAACAGGCTCATTAATCATACTTTTATCGGTAATTCTCGTAAATCGACCCAAGAAACGGCAGGGTAACAATTACACAGAAAAGGCTTCAATCTAG
- a CDS encoding carboxypeptidase M32 — protein sequence MSGTQIEKEFLEYVKKMSAYNEALGLIYWDLRTGAPKQAVEQRSEVIGMLSAEVFKMSTSEEMAAYIANLSKRPLSEQTNKILQECKKEYERNKKIPAEEYKEFVILQSKAESVWEEAKEKADFSLFSPYLEKLVATTKRFISYWSHKEKKYDILLDMYEPGMTMEVLDQVFGELREKIVPLVKQISESSHKPQTDFLFKPFLKENQRELSLKILDKMGYNFHAGRLDETVHPFAIGLNPGDVRVTTKYDENDFRTAVFGTIHEGGHALYEQNVSKDLIGTPLCCGTSTGIHESQSLFYENILGRSFSFWKNNYSLLKEYADGQFDGVELEEFYRAINESKPSFIRIEADELTYPLHVIIRYEIEKGLFNDEIEVKDLPKIWNDKYEEYLGIRPNHDGEGVLQDVHWAGGSFGYFPSYALGYMYAAQFKHKMLEELTNFDQLVEQGDLLPIKEWLTKNIHQYGKMKQPLEILQDVTGEGLNPKYLIEYLFEKYGKVYQLK from the coding sequence ATGAGTGGTACACAAATAGAAAAAGAATTTCTAGAATATGTAAAAAAGATGTCTGCTTATAATGAAGCACTTGGTTTAATTTACTGGGACCTGAGGACAGGTGCTCCAAAGCAGGCGGTAGAACAAAGATCGGAAGTAATCGGAATGCTTTCTGCTGAAGTATTTAAAATGTCTACATCTGAGGAGATGGCCGCATACATAGCTAATTTATCAAAAAGGCCGCTGTCGGAACAAACCAACAAAATTTTACAAGAATGCAAAAAGGAATATGAACGAAATAAGAAAATTCCTGCGGAAGAATATAAAGAGTTTGTCATTCTCCAATCAAAGGCAGAGAGTGTATGGGAGGAAGCGAAAGAAAAAGCAGATTTTTCCTTGTTTAGCCCATATCTAGAGAAGCTAGTTGCGACGACAAAACGATTCATCAGCTATTGGAGTCATAAGGAAAAAAAGTACGATATTTTATTAGATATGTATGAACCCGGCATGACAATGGAAGTATTGGATCAAGTATTTGGCGAACTTAGGGAAAAAATCGTCCCGTTGGTCAAGCAGATTTCAGAGTCTTCCCATAAGCCGCAAACAGACTTTTTATTTAAACCGTTTTTAAAGGAAAATCAGCGTGAACTTAGCTTAAAAATCCTCGATAAAATGGGGTACAACTTTCATGCAGGAAGACTGGATGAAACCGTTCATCCCTTCGCGATTGGTTTAAACCCCGGGGATGTCCGTGTGACCACAAAGTATGACGAAAACGACTTCCGTACAGCTGTTTTTGGTACCATCCATGAAGGTGGTCATGCTTTATACGAACAAAATGTTTCAAAGGACCTGATTGGTACACCACTTTGCTGTGGAACTTCAACAGGAATTCATGAATCGCAGTCACTTTTCTATGAGAATATTCTAGGCCGAAGTTTTTCATTTTGGAAAAATAACTACAGTCTTTTAAAGGAATACGCAGATGGTCAGTTTGATGGAGTTGAACTCGAAGAATTCTATCGGGCAATAAATGAATCTAAACCATCATTCATTAGAATTGAAGCAGACGAATTAACCTACCCGCTCCATGTTATCATCCGCTATGAAATTGAAAAAGGGTTGTTCAATGATGAAATCGAGGTAAAGGACCTGCCGAAGATTTGGAATGACAAATATGAGGAGTATCTAGGCATTCGTCCTAATCATGACGGGGAGGGTGTCCTTCAGGATGTCCACTGGGCCGGCGGCAGCTTTGGTTATTTCCCATCCTATGCATTAGGGTATATGTATGCAGCACAATTTAAGCATAAAATGCTCGAGGAACTTACAAATTTCGATCAATTAGTAGAACAAGGAGACCTGCTCCCAATTAAAGAATGGCTGACGAAAAATATCCATCAGTATGGCAAAATGAAGCAGCCGTTAGAAATCTTACAGGACGTCACTGGAGAAGGTCTTAATCCAAAATACTTAATTGAATATCTTTTTGAAAAATATGGAAAGGTTTATCAGTTAAAGTGA
- a CDS encoding DUF2249 domain-containing protein, which translates to MQTYTKVINVPDFPPREKHPTIFNGFDGLVSGETMMIVNDHDPRPLLYQFMMERPEQFSWEYLEEGPETWKVAICKK; encoded by the coding sequence ATGCAAACCTATACAAAAGTGATCAATGTCCCAGATTTTCCACCACGTGAAAAGCATCCAACCATCTTTAATGGTTTCGATGGATTAGTTTCCGGTGAAACAATGATGATTGTTAACGACCATGACCCAAGACCGCTGTTATATCAATTCATGATGGAAAGACCTGAGCAATTTTCTTGGGAGTACCTTGAAGAGGGTCCCGAAACATGGAAAGTCGCTATTTGTAAGAAGTAA
- a CDS encoding nitric-oxide reductase large subunit: MEIEHRTSTSKILKTNKNGLLKSVLIATILISFTVLLVGGYWIFKEQAPRPLEVTNESGDVLFTKESIMGGQAVFQKYGLMDYGTVLGHGSYMGPDYTAEALKIYTEGMQAYKANDKYGKDYASLNEDEKIVIKNKVIKEMRKNRYNSGKDTMVLTNAQAFGLEKVRAHYQEIFTKGDGWGLKPNLIKEEDMPKTDRAYVATGDQITQISDFFFWTAWLSSTVREGDNITYTNNWPYYEDAGNQLSFSAVWWSGASITIFVLVLGIILFVFYRYQFSMQEAYKEGNFPRIDLRKMPVTSSQVKSGKYFVIVSALFFVQCMFGALLAHYYIEPDSFFGIKWIHDILPFNISKGYHLQLAIFWIATAWLGMGIYVAPLVGGYEPKKQGLLVDVLFWALVVLVVGSMVGEWLGANGYLGNNWFLFGHTGWEYIELGRIWQIILIAGMFIWLFIVYRGIRAGLKKETDKGGLIHLLFYSAIAVPAFYVFALFINPGTSFTFADYWRWWIIHLWVEGIFEVFAVVVIGFLLVQLGLVTKKSTVRQLYFQLILLLGSGVIGIGHHYYYNGSAEAWIGLGAVFSAMEVIPLTLLILEAYEQYKMMRAGGVDFPYKGTFWFLISVAIWNLVGAGVLGFLINLPAVSYFEHGQFLTPAHGHGSMMGVYGMFACAVLLYSLRNIVKPESWNDKWLKFSCIMLNAGLAGMVFLSLLPVGFIQIKEAFDHGYATSRSAAFLQKDLVQTLLTWRAVPDTIFLIGVVVLVVFCLKALFHLRKPTHKEGESLPVKDLSLDEE; the protein is encoded by the coding sequence ATGGAAATAGAACATCGTACGTCTACCAGTAAAATATTGAAGACGAATAAAAATGGTCTGTTAAAATCTGTTTTAATTGCGACTATTTTAATTAGCTTCACCGTTTTACTCGTTGGCGGCTATTGGATATTTAAAGAACAAGCGCCACGGCCATTAGAAGTGACAAATGAAAGTGGTGATGTCCTTTTTACAAAGGAATCTATTATGGGCGGTCAGGCAGTATTCCAAAAGTATGGTTTAATGGACTACGGTACTGTTTTAGGACATGGTTCATACATGGGGCCTGATTATACGGCAGAAGCCCTTAAAATTTATACAGAAGGAATGCAGGCTTATAAAGCAAATGATAAATATGGAAAAGATTATGCTTCTTTAAATGAGGATGAAAAAATAGTTATAAAAAACAAAGTTATAAAAGAAATGCGTAAAAATCGCTATAACAGCGGAAAAGATACAATGGTTTTAACAAATGCTCAAGCTTTTGGTCTTGAAAAGGTAAGGGCACATTATCAAGAAATTTTTACGAAGGGTGACGGCTGGGGATTAAAACCAAACCTAATTAAAGAGGAGGATATGCCAAAAACGGATCGTGCATATGTGGCAACAGGCGATCAAATTACCCAGATATCTGATTTCTTTTTCTGGACGGCATGGCTCTCCAGTACCGTTCGCGAAGGAGATAATATCACCTATACAAATAACTGGCCATACTATGAAGACGCAGGAAATCAGTTATCTTTCTCTGCTGTTTGGTGGAGCGGCGCCAGCATAACCATTTTTGTCCTGGTATTAGGAATTATTCTTTTTGTTTTCTACCGCTATCAATTTAGTATGCAGGAAGCTTATAAAGAAGGAAACTTTCCTCGAATTGATTTACGTAAAATGCCGGTGACAAGTTCACAGGTGAAGAGCGGAAAGTATTTTGTTATCGTTTCTGCTTTATTCTTTGTCCAGTGTATGTTTGGGGCATTACTTGCTCACTATTACATAGAACCGGATAGTTTCTTTGGAATTAAGTGGATTCATGATATTCTGCCATTTAATATTTCAAAAGGTTACCACTTGCAGCTGGCTATTTTCTGGATTGCAACAGCTTGGCTTGGTATGGGTATTTATGTTGCTCCGCTTGTTGGCGGTTATGAGCCAAAGAAACAAGGATTACTAGTCGATGTTTTATTCTGGGCATTGGTGGTCCTCGTTGTCGGAAGTATGGTTGGTGAGTGGCTTGGTGCCAATGGGTACCTAGGGAATAACTGGTTCTTGTTCGGCCATACAGGCTGGGAGTATATCGAACTGGGACGTATATGGCAGATAATCCTGATTGCCGGCATGTTCATTTGGCTGTTCATCGTTTATCGGGGAATTAGGGCAGGTCTTAAGAAAGAAACCGATAAAGGTGGGTTGATCCACTTATTATTCTACTCGGCGATTGCTGTACCTGCATTCTACGTTTTTGCCCTATTTATCAACCCGGGAACAAGCTTTACTTTTGCTGATTACTGGCGCTGGTGGATTATTCACTTATGGGTTGAAGGTATTTTTGAGGTATTTGCTGTTGTTGTTATTGGTTTCCTTTTAGTTCAATTGGGTTTGGTAACAAAAAAATCTACTGTTAGACAGCTATATTTCCAATTAATCCTGCTTCTAGGCAGCGGGGTAATCGGTATCGGTCACCATTATTACTATAACGGTTCAGCTGAAGCGTGGATTGGACTTGGAGCTGTATTCTCAGCAATGGAGGTCATTCCATTAACACTGCTAATCCTTGAAGCATACGAACAATACAAAATGATGCGTGCAGGAGGTGTAGATTTTCCTTATAAAGGAACTTTCTGGTTCCTTATCTCTGTAGCGATTTGGAACTTGGTTGGTGCAGGGGTGCTCGGCTTCTTAATTAATCTTCCGGCCGTCAGCTATTTTGAACATGGACAGTTCTTAACACCTGCACATGGGCATGGTTCGATGATGGGTGTGTACGGAATGTTTGCCTGTGCTGTACTTCTTTATTCATTACGGAACATTGTGAAGCCTGAAAGCTGGAACGATAAATGGCTTAAATTCAGCTGCATCATGTTAAACGCAGGTCTAGCCGGAATGGTCTTCTTATCCTTGCTGCCGGTCGGCTTTATTCAAATCAAAGAAGCTTTCGACCATGGATACGCAACATCACGTTCAGCAGCCTTTCTGCAAAAGGATCTAGTTCAAACATTACTAACTTGGCGTGCGGTGCCTGACACCATTTTCCTTATTGGCGTTGTGGTATTAGTGGTATTCTGTCTAAAAGCTCTCTTCCATTTACGTAAGCCAACGCATAAAGAAGGGGAAAGTCTCCCAGTGAAAGATTTATCACTTGATGAAGAATAA
- a CDS encoding Crp/Fnr family transcriptional regulator: protein MKQEDIIKRLSDVPIFKELSLMELDPIVKIAQTRFYKHKMYVFMQDDHLDRVFFIHSGKIKIYKTDHSGKEQLISVLEPGEMFPHAGFFRKGNFPAHAEVMDDAHLIVIPIDKFEEILISYPELCIKLFKVLGEKIVDLQGRLEAQVLHNTYEQIILLLIRLCKSNGEKAGDRYKLTTQFTNRELANMIGTSRETVSRTINHVKKKEFVTQDGDGYYVIDREALQQELFY from the coding sequence ATGAAGCAGGAGGACATAATCAAACGGTTGTCTGATGTCCCAATCTTCAAGGAATTATCCTTAATGGAGCTTGACCCAATCGTTAAGATTGCTCAAACTCGGTTTTATAAGCATAAGATGTATGTTTTTATGCAGGATGATCATCTTGACCGCGTGTTCTTCATTCATAGCGGGAAAATCAAAATTTATAAAACAGATCATTCGGGCAAAGAGCAATTAATCTCTGTCCTTGAACCGGGAGAAATGTTTCCGCATGCCGGATTTTTTAGAAAAGGGAATTTCCCTGCACATGCCGAGGTGATGGATGATGCACATCTCATTGTCATCCCGATTGACAAATTTGAAGAAATTCTTATTTCCTATCCGGAACTCTGCATTAAGCTTTTTAAAGTGTTGGGGGAAAAAATTGTTGACCTGCAAGGAAGATTGGAAGCACAAGTTCTCCATAACACATATGAACAAATTATTTTACTACTCATTAGACTGTGTAAATCGAACGGGGAGAAGGCTGGAGATCGCTACAAGCTGACAACTCAGTTCACCAATCGAGAATTAGCCAACATGATTGGTACTTCGAGAGAAACCGTCAGCAGAACCATCAATCATGTAAAAAAGAAGGAATTTGTTACACAAGACGGAGATGGGTATTATGTAATCGATCGTGAGGCATTACAACAAGAGTTATTCTATTGA
- a CDS encoding DUF2249 domain-containing protein: protein MEKRVIELDVREDLKNKIEPFQKIMETIKECKNNDIFILHAPFKPVPLFAVLKAKGFTHEEVEIEKKHWKVIFTKKS from the coding sequence ATGGAAAAAAGAGTAATTGAATTGGATGTGCGCGAGGATCTTAAAAATAAAATTGAACCGTTTCAAAAAATTATGGAGACCATTAAGGAATGTAAGAATAATGATATTTTTATTCTTCATGCTCCATTTAAGCCAGTACCGCTTTTCGCCGTTCTAAAAGCAAAAGGCTTTACCCATGAAGAAGTAGAAATTGAAAAAAAGCACTGGAAAGTTATCTTTACAAAGAAAAGCTAA
- a CDS encoding DUF2249 domain-containing protein, giving the protein MILDNRGLEPPQPMMRTLAALETLGENEVLTIINDRRPMFLYEQLEELGYKQRTEPQTDGSFKIEIFR; this is encoded by the coding sequence ATGATATTAGATAATCGCGGGTTAGAACCGCCGCAGCCAATGATGCGGACATTGGCTGCCCTTGAAACGCTTGGGGAGAATGAAGTTTTAACGATTATTAATGACAGGAGACCGATGTTCCTTTATGAGCAGCTCGAAGAACTGGGCTACAAGCAACGCACAGAACCGCAAACTGACGGAAGTTTTAAAATCGAGATCTTTCGCTAA
- a CDS encoding metal-sulfur cluster assembly factor: MNLEERILEELKTVYDPELNINVVDLGLIYGVGITDENDVKITMTLTTPGCPLHDSITRGVRYCVEGIEKTRNVEVNLVWEPAWSPDKMTAEGKSYLGMR; encoded by the coding sequence ATGAATTTAGAAGAAAGAATCCTTGAAGAATTAAAAACTGTGTATGATCCTGAGTTAAATATCAATGTAGTGGACTTAGGCTTAATTTATGGCGTTGGAATTACGGATGAAAATGATGTGAAAATTACGATGACGCTGACAACACCTGGCTGCCCGCTTCATGACAGCATTACAAGGGGTGTCCGCTATTGTGTAGAAGGAATCGAGAAAACAAGAAATGTAGAGGTCAATCTTGTCTGGGAGCCCGCCTGGTCACCTGATAAAATGACAGCGGAAGGAAAAAGTTATTTAGGTATGAGATAA